The following are from one region of the Tachysurus fulvidraco isolate hzauxx_2018 chromosome 15, HZAU_PFXX_2.0, whole genome shotgun sequence genome:
- the mafga gene encoding v-maf avian musculoaponeurotic fibrosarcoma oncogene homolog Ga isoform X1 encodes MHALGIPSGPGESHFSPQPGVRILEHLLLGGQSSRIVTCGSRGMTTTSKGNKALKVKREPGENGTSLTDDELVSMSVRELNQHLRGLSKEEIAQLKQRRRTLKNRGYAASCRVKRVTQKEELEKQKAELQQEVEKLASENASMKVELDVLRSKYEALQSFARTVARSPVPAARGAITPIIVPGKVAATSVITIVKSKTEARS; translated from the exons ATGCACGCGCTTGGCATCCCGAGCGGACCCGGTGAATCTCATTTCTCCCCACAGCCGGGAGTCAGAATACTGGAGCATCTTCTCTTAGGCGG ACAGTCTTCCAGGATAGTCACGTGTGGCTCTCGTGGCATGACTACTACAAGTAAGGGAAACAAAGCCCTGAAG GTGAAGCGGGAGCCAGGAGAGAATGGCACGAGCCTTACGGACGATGAGCTAGTGTCGATGTCGGTGCGTGAGCTGAACCAACACCTGCGCGGCCTATCCAAAGAGGAGATCGCACAACTAAAGCAGCGGCGGCGCACACTAAAGAACCGTGGCTATGCCGCCAGCTGTCGCGTCAAGCGCGTCACTCAGAAGGAAGAACTGGAGAAGCAAAAAGCTGAGCTGCAGCAAGAGGTGGAGAAACTCGCTTCCGAGAATGCCAGCATGAAGGTAGAGCTAGACGTGCTGCGCTCCAAGTATGAGGCACTGCAAAGCTTCGCCAGGACTGTGGCGCGCAGCCCCGTACCAGCTGCCAGGGGCGCAATCACACCAATCATCGTACCAGGCAAGGTGGCCGCAACGAGTGTCATCACCATCGTCAAGTCCAAAACGGAGGCACGCTCGTAA
- the mafga gene encoding v-maf avian musculoaponeurotic fibrosarcoma oncogene homolog Ga isoform X2 yields MTTTSKGNKALKVKREPGENGTSLTDDELVSMSVRELNQHLRGLSKEEIAQLKQRRRTLKNRGYAASCRVKRVTQKEELEKQKAELQQEVEKLASENASMKVELDVLRSKYEALQSFARTVARSPVPAARGAITPIIVPGKVAATSVITIVKSKTEARS; encoded by the exons ATGACTACTACAAGTAAGGGAAACAAAGCCCTGAAG GTGAAGCGGGAGCCAGGAGAGAATGGCACGAGCCTTACGGACGATGAGCTAGTGTCGATGTCGGTGCGTGAGCTGAACCAACACCTGCGCGGCCTATCCAAAGAGGAGATCGCACAACTAAAGCAGCGGCGGCGCACACTAAAGAACCGTGGCTATGCCGCCAGCTGTCGCGTCAAGCGCGTCACTCAGAAGGAAGAACTGGAGAAGCAAAAAGCTGAGCTGCAGCAAGAGGTGGAGAAACTCGCTTCCGAGAATGCCAGCATGAAGGTAGAGCTAGACGTGCTGCGCTCCAAGTATGAGGCACTGCAAAGCTTCGCCAGGACTGTGGCGCGCAGCCCCGTACCAGCTGCCAGGGGCGCAATCACACCAATCATCGTACCAGGCAAGGTGGCCGCAACGAGTGTCATCACCATCGTCAAGTCCAAAACGGAGGCACGCTCGTAA